The following proteins are encoded in a genomic region of Capra hircus breed San Clemente chromosome 16, ASM170441v1, whole genome shotgun sequence:
- the KISS1 gene encoding metastasis-suppressor KiSS-1 precursor, protein MNVLLSWQLMLFLCATAFRETLEKVAPMENPRTTGSQLGPATLRAPWEQSPRCAAGKPTAAGPRPRGAALCPSESSAGPRQPGPCAPRSRLIPAPRGAVLVQREKDVSAYNWNSFGLRYGRRQAALPGGRGAARG, encoded by the exons ATGAACGTGCTGCTTTCCTGGCAGCTGATGCTCTTCCTTTGTGCCACCGCCTTCAGGGAGACCTTGGAAAAGGTGGCGCCCATGGAGAATCCTAGAACCACAG GCTCGCAGCTCGGACCCGCGACGCTCCGGGCGCCCTGGGAGCAGAGCCCGCGGTGCGCGGCGGGGAAGCCCACAGCGGCCGGGCCTCGGCCTCGGGGGGCCGCGCTCTGCCCCTCTGAGAGCTCCGCGGGCCCCCGGCAGCCGGGCCCGTGCGCCCCGCGCAGCCGCCTGATCCCGGCTCCGAGGGGCGCCGTGCTGGTGCAGCGGGAGAAGGACGTGTCCGCCTACAACTGGAACTCCTTCGGCCTGCGCTACGGCAGGCGGCAGGCGGCGCTGCCCGGGGGCCGCGGCGCCGCGCGCGGCTGA